The nucleotide window GACCCGGGACACGATCCGCCGTACGCTGCGCTCGGTCGCCCTGTGGTCCGTGCCGCCGGCGCTCGTCGTCCTCGCCGGCGCGCCGCTGCTGCGCGACTACTTCCACCTGGCCTCGCTCGCCGAGGCCGCGCAGCTGGCCCCGTACCTGATCGTGGCCGCCGTGACCGCGGCGGCCCGCGGGCTGCTGCTCGGCGCCCGGCGGGTGGGCACGGTCGCGATGACCTACCTGGTCGCCACCGTGGTCCGGCTGACGCTGGGGCTGGTGCTCGTCGTGCCGTTCGGCGTCTCCGGCGCGCTGGCCGGCACCATCGTCTCCGAGCTCGCCGCCCTGCTCCTCGCGGCCCGGCGGCTGCGCGTACCGGCCGGTCCGGCGGGCAGCCCGGGGCTGCGGCTCGGCGCCGTCGCGTACGCCGGGATCGCGGTCACCGGCATGTTCCTGTTCTCCACCGCCGACCTGCTGCTCGCCCGCCACCACCTGGGCGACGCCGCCTCCGGCTCCTACGTTGCCGCCGCCACCGTCGCCAAGACCGTGCTGGCGCTGCCGGCGGGGATCATGGCAGCCGTCTTCCCGCGGCTGCTCGCCGCCTGGCCGACCGCCGGGCGGGGGCGGGCGCTGCTCACCAGCGGCGCCGCCGTCGCCGCGCCGGCCGTGCTGGGCGCCGCGGTGATCGTCGCGGTGCCGTCGCTGGTGCTGACCGTGCTCTACGGCGACGGGTACGCCGACGCGGCCGGGCTGGTCCGCGCGCTGGCGAGCGTCGCGGCGCTGACCTGCCTGGTGTCGGTGCTCACCCACGCCGCGCTGGCCCGCCGGTCGCGCACGATCGTGGTCCCCTGG belongs to Amorphoplanes digitatis and includes:
- a CDS encoding lipopolysaccharide biosynthesis protein — protein: MTLLAGRLARLAALGAAPIAVAVAVQSAGNLAFHAVVGRLMDPGSYGALGAVLSAMVMLGVPLGALQTAASALVAEHGLTRDTIRRTLRSVALWSVPPALVVLAGAPLLRDYFHLASLAEAAQLAPYLIVAAVTAAARGLLLGARRVGTVAMTYLVATVVRLTLGLVLVVPFGVSGALAGTIVSELAALLLAARRLRVPAGPAGSPGLRLGAVAYAGIAVTGMFLFSTADLLLARHHLGDAASGSYVAAATVAKTVLALPAGIMAAVFPRLLAAWPTAGRGRALLTSGAAVAAPAVLGAAVIVAVPSLVLTVLYGDGYADAAGLVRALASVAALTCLVSVLTHAALARRSRTIVVPWAGAVLEIALIEVWHGSAAQIAACSAAALLPTLLLMAALEGRQWARGPRPKAQVVAGGADRSPTAATAA